One Gossypium hirsutum isolate 1008001.06 chromosome A08, Gossypium_hirsutum_v2.1, whole genome shotgun sequence genomic window, ATCATTAGAGTAATTCATTTTTTACTTTCTTGTTTTTCTCTGCTATCTTACCACCCAATGTGCTGCTGAGAATCGCCAAATAAGAATATTacttttttaaaacttttttcacCATCCACAGTGATTGCTCTCAACCCCCCCCCCCTAATTTTTGACAGTCATGATAATACCTTGGAATATAGCTTTTCGGTGGTGCCTCAGAAAATTGACCTTCgcttttgtaatttattttccGTCAGCTGATTCTTTATACCAATTCTTCGTACGTGACTTCCTTGAGGCATCAAAATATTTGAGGAAAACCAACTTACAAGAAATAGAGTCTGCATCTCTAGTCTTAAACCAATAGCATAAACAAATAATTTAGTCCCCGAAGTAAATTACGTGTAAACTTCCAAAATAGACCGGAAAATATAGACACGAGTCTTCCAAAAACTGAAGGGAATGTTCACAAAAGTCATACACaacatttattaacataatacAATAAATACAAATATCCCTTATATTTTCAAATAAGCATGTTAAGGACGGCGTCAATAACAAGGGTCTGCATACCGTACACCGTTTACGATCCTACATCTTCATCCTAATGCAGCATCGATCTTTTCCCCTGCTTTGCTATAAATATGGGGTATTCTTGTTTCTTACCTTCCCATCTTACCTTCAACCTCATTTAtctctaatttttaatttttcttggtTTCATTTGGTAGCAGAAACATGGAGTTCTCGCTCAAACTTCAGTATTACCGTCTTGTGTGTGTCATGGTGCTATTACCTGCACTGTGTTACTCAAAGGACTATTTCGTGAAGTCCAGAGCAACTTACTATGGCAGTTCCGACGGCTTAGGCACTACAAGTATGTACATTTCTCCAATAATACagatatgcatgtctattttattactaaatttttgcATATATGAGCTAACAATCACGTGAATCTAGGTGGAGCTTGCGGGTTTGGAGAATACGGAAGAAATATCTCTAGTGGCAATGTCGCTGGGGTTTATAGGCTCTACAAGAATGGAGTTGGCTGTGGTGCTTGCTATCAGGTAAATCTTTAACACCCTTAAAATATAATATcgatattatgatatatatatattcttgatCACAAATATCTTTTCTCGGCTGGTTCTTTTATGTTGCCGACTAATGATGTTTAAATGAAATAACCCCGTCAGGTTAGGTGCACAACAAACCCTCAAATCTGTACTAAGAAAGGGGTGAACGTAGTGGTGACTGACTATGGCCAAGGCGACAACACCGATTTCATCCTCAGCCACCACGCATATGAAGCGATGGCACGACCAGGCACCGCGGATCGTCTGTTTGCTTATGGAGTTGTTGGTGTGGAATACCAAAGGGTTCCCTGCCAATACGTTGGTCATAAGATCCAGGTTAAGGTTCATGAATATAGCAGAAACCCAGATTACTTGGCCATTATAATGTTGTACCAAGCCGGTAAAAGTGATATCCTATCCGTTGATATTTGGCAGCAGGTAATCAAAGTGCTCGAACTCTATGCCAACCTTTGATGTTATATTGCTATTAAATGGAATTGAAAGTAACTAGTTTTGATGGTAAAATGCAGGGAAAATGGGTAGAAATGAGAAGGTCATTCGGGGCAGTTTTCGACATGCCAAATCCACCATTGGGAGCCATAAGTTTGAGGTTCAAAGTGCACGACAACGCCGGCATCAAATGGCCAAAGGCTGTCATTCCTCGTAATTGGAAAGCTGGAGTTGCTTATGATACCGATATTCAGCTTCAGTAAACCACAATTCTCAACTATGGTTGCT contains:
- the LOC107919741 gene encoding expansin-like B1, which translates into the protein MEFSLKLQYYRLVCVMVLLPALCYSKDYFVKSRATYYGSSDGLGTTSGACGFGEYGRNISSGNVAGVYRLYKNGVGCGACYQVRCTTNPQICTKKGVNVVVTDYGQGDNTDFILSHHAYEAMARPGTADRLFAYGVVGVEYQRVPCQYVGHKIQVKVHEYSRNPDYLAIIMLYQAGKSDILSVDIWQQGKWVEMRRSFGAVFDMPNPPLGAISLRFKVHDNAGIKWPKAVIPRNWKAGVAYDTDIQLQ